A single window of Vigna radiata var. radiata cultivar VC1973A chromosome 4, Vradiata_ver6, whole genome shotgun sequence DNA harbors:
- the LOC106758763 gene encoding protein trichome birefringence-like 3, translating to MIPSGIMKPPRGKLPLPIIIITTCVLVFVAILYAERLSFLSSNSIFKFKPCPRQITKPKSNEEKAGDRKADEEKAGDKKADEDVVIVNASSSWIDDRFDFDPEECNVANGKWVFNSSVTPLYSDISCPYIDRQFSCVKNGRNDSDYRHWEWQPEDCTLPRFNPELALRKLQGKRLLFVGDSLQRNQWESFVCLVEWVIPHKHKSMRLGRVHSVFTAKAYNATIEFYWAPYLVESNSDIDIIDIRKRIIKVDAIAERAKNWTGVDILVFNTYVWWMSGIRIKTIWGSFANGQEGYEEFDTPIAYKLALKTWANWIDSTINPNKTRVFFTTMSPTHTRSQDWGNMEGVKCFNETKPVMKKKHWGTGSDKRIMSVVSKVVKEMKVPVTFINITQLSEYRIDGHSSVYTETGGKLLTEEERANPENADCIHWCLPGVPDTWNQILLAML from the exons ATGATCCCTTCAGGAATAATGAAGCCCCCCAGAGGAAAGCTTCCTCTCCCCATCATTATCATCACAACCTGTGTTCTTGTTTTTGTGGCTATCTTGTATGCAGAGAGACTCAGTTTCCTCTCTTCCAACTCCATTTTCAAGTTCAAACCATGTCCTAGACAAATCACCAAACCAAAGTCTA ATGAAGAAAAGGCTGGTGATAGAAAGGCAGATGAAGAAAAAGCAGGTGACAAAAAGGCAGATGAAGATGTTGTGATTGTGAATGCATCATCATCATGGATTGATGACAGGTTTGATTTTGACCCTGAGGAGTGCAATGTTGCCAATGGAAAATGGGTGTTTAACTCTTCAGTAACGCCTCTCTACTCTGACATAAGCTGTCCATATATAGATAGGCAATTTTCTTGTGTCAAGAATGGGAGGAATGATTCTGACTATCGCCATTGGGAGTGGCAGCCAGAAGATTGCACCTTGCCACG TTTCAACCCAGAGCTAGCCCTCAGAAAGCTTCAAGGGAAAAGACTGCTATTTGTTGGGGATTCACTTCAGAGAAACCAGTGGGAGTCTTTTGTCTGCTTGGTAGAATGGGTCATACCTCATAAGCATAAATCTATGAGACTGGGGAGAGTTCATTCAGTCTTCACTGCTAAG GCATACAATGCCACCATAGAATTCTATTGGGCCCCTTATCTTGTGGAGTCCAACAGTGACATTGACATCATAGATATAAGGAAAAGGATAATAAAAGTGGATGCTATAGCTGAAAGAGCCAAAAACTGGACAGGAGTGGACATCCTTGTATTCAACACCTACGTATGGTGGATGAGTGGTATTAGgataaaaacaat ATGGGGTTCCTTTGCCAATGGACAAGAAGGGTATGAAGAATTTGACACCCCAATTGCATACAAGTTAGCTTTGAAAACGTGGGCCAATTGGATCGACTCAACCATCAATCCAAACAAAACAAGGGTCTTTTTCACCACTATGTCACCAACACATACAAG AAGCCAAGACTGGGGCAACATGGAAGGTGTGAAATGCTTCAATGAGACAAAGCCAGTGATGAAAAAGAAGCACTGGGGAACTGGTTCTGACAAGAGAATAATGAGTGTGGTGTCCAAAGTAGTGAAGGAAATGAAAGTTCCAGTGACATTCATCAACATAACACAGTTATCAGAGTACAGAATCGATGGCCATTCCTCAGTTTACACTGAAACTGGAGGGAAACTGTTGACTGAAGAGGAAAGGGCTAATCCAGAAAACGCAGATTGCATACACTGGTGTTTGCCTGGAGTTCCTGATACGTGGAATCAAATACTTTTGGCTATGTtgtaa